The following proteins are co-located in the Dromiciops gliroides isolate mDroGli1 chromosome 2, mDroGli1.pri, whole genome shotgun sequence genome:
- the FLRT2 gene encoding leucine-rich repeat transmembrane protein FLRT2, protein MGLKTTKWPSHGALLLKSWVIISLGLYMQVSKNMACPNVCRCDRNFVYCNERSLTSVPLGIPEGVTVLYLHNNQINNAGFPAELHNVQSVHTVYLYGNQLDEFPMNLPKNVRVLHLQENNIQTISRAALAQLLKLEELHLDDNSISTVGVEDGAFREAISLKLLFLSKNHLSSVPVGLPVDLQELRVDENRIAVISDMAFQNLTSLERLIVDGNLLTNKGIAEGTFSHLSKLKEFSIVRNSLSHPPPDLPGTHLVKLYLQDNQINHIPLTAFSNLHKLERLDISNNQLRMLAQGVFDNLSNLKQLTARNNPWFCDCGIKWVTEWLKFIPSSLNVRGFMCQGPEQVRGMAVRELNMNLLSCPTTTPGLSLITPPSSIVPPTTQIPTQSAATPSRNYTPLTPTVSKLLPTVPDWDDREKVTPPISERIQLSVHAVNDTSIHVSWLSLFTVMAYKLTWVKMGHSLVGGIVQERIVSGEKQHLSLINLEPKSTYRVCLVPLDAFNYRAGEDTICSEATTHASHLNNGSNTASSHEQTTSHNMGSPFLLAGLIGGAVIFVLVVLLSIFCWHMHKKGRYTSQKWKYNRGRRKDDYCEAGTKKDNSILEMTETSFQIVSLNNDQLLKGDFRLQPIYTPNGGINYTDCHIPNNMRYCNSSVPDLEHCHT, encoded by the coding sequence ATGGGCCTAAAGACTACAAAGTGGCCTAGCCACGGGGCTTTGCTTCTGAAATCTTGGGTTATCATTTCCCTGGGGCTCTACATGCAGGTTTCTAAAAACATGGCGTGCCCTAATGTGTGCCGCTGTGACCGGAACTTTGTCTACTGTAATGAGCGAAGCTTGACCTCAGTGCCTCTTGGGATACCGGAGGGCGTAACCGTACTCTACCTCCACAATAACCAAATTAATAATGCCGGATTTCCTGCAGAACTGCACAACGTACAGTCGGTGCACACAGTCTACCTGTATGGCAACCAACTGGACGAATTCCCCATGAACCTACCCAAGAATGTCAGGGTTCTACACCTGCAGGAAAACAACATTCAGACCATTTCTCGGGCAGCTCTTGCTCAGCTTTTGAAGTTGGAAGAGCTACACCTGGATGACAATTCCATCTCTACAGTAGGTGTGGAAGACGGGGCATTCCGAGAAGCTATAAGTCTCAAGCTGTTGTTTCTGTCTAAGAACCATCTTAGCAGTGTGCCTGTTGGCCTCCCTGTGGATCTACAAGAACTGAGGGTAGATGAAAATCGAATTGCTGTTATATCAGACATGGCCTTTCAGAATCTTACAAGTTTGGAACGTCTGATTGTGGATGGAAATCTCCTTACCAATAAGGGCATTGCTGAGGGGACTTTCAGCCATCTCTCAAAGCTCAAGGAATTTTCTATTGTGAGGAATTCACTGTCCCACCCTCCACCTGATCTCCCAGGTACTCATCTGGTCAAGCTTTACTTACAGGATAACCAGATAAACCATATCCCTTTGACAGCATTTTCCAATCTCCACAAGTTGGAACGACTGGATATTTCCAACAATCAGCTGCGGATGCTGGCTCAAGGAGTCTTTGATAATCTTTCCAACCTGAAGCAGCTCACTGCACGGAATAATCCCTGGTTTTGTGACTGCGGTATTAAATGGGTCACAGAGTGGCTCAAATTCATTCCATCATCTCTTAATGTACGTGGTTTTATGTGCCAgggaccagaacaggtcagggGCATGGCTGTCAGGGAGCTGAATATGAATCTGTTGTCATGCCCTACCACTACACCTGGATTATCTCTCATTACCCCACCCTCAAGTATTGTTCCTCCAACCACACAGATTCCCACTCAGTCTGCAGCCACCCCTAGCAGAAATTATACTCCTCTGACACCCACTGTATCTAAACTCCTCCCCACTGTGCCTGACTGGGATGACAGAGAAAAGGTGACCCCTCCCATTTCCGAACGGATCCAACTCTCAGTCCATGCTGTGAATGATACTTCCATTCATGTCAGTTGGCTTTCTCTTTTTACTGTGATGGCATACAAACTTACCTGGGTGAAAATGGGCCACAGCCTGGTAGGGGGCATCGTTCAAGAACGGATAGTCAGTGGTGAAAAACAACATCTGAGTCTGATCAATTTAGAGCCCAAATCTACCTATCGGGTTTGCTTAGTGCCACTGGATGCTTTCAATTACCGAGCTGGAGAAGACACTATTTGTTCTGAGGCTACCACTCATGCCTCCCATTTAAACAATGGCAGCAACACAGCTTCCAGCCATGAGCAGACAACTTCTCACAACATGGGTTCCCCCTTTCTCCTGGCAGGTTTGATCGGGGGTGCAGTGATCTTTGTGCTGGTGGTTTTGCTCAGCATTTTTTGCTGGCACATGCACAAAAAGGGGCGCTACACCTCCCAGAAGTGGAAATATAATCGGGGCCGGCGGAAAGACGACTACTGTGAGGCAGGCACCAAGAAGGACAACTCCATCCTGGAGATGACAGAAACCAGCTTTCAGATCGTCTCCTTAAATAACGATCAGCTCCTTAAAGGAGATTTCAGACTGCAGCCCATTTACACCCCGAATGGGGGCATCAATTACACAGACTGCCACATTCCCAACAACATGAGATACTGCAACAGCAGCGTTCCAGACTTGGAACACTGCCACACGTGA